One genomic segment of Deltaproteobacteria bacterium includes these proteins:
- a CDS encoding excinuclease ATPase subunit produces the protein MHLTTTLALALVWSLAAAPASARNTFHDLDVARAKAEGSGRENVLDVPVFMAGEVHAPIAQDLGVFPANRSTNAANKSDEKACQIAFLSALIALQSKARALGADSVVDVRSITKRRELESATQYRCVAGAFVASVALSGRMVKLAK, from the coding sequence ATGCACCTGACGACGACCCTCGCGCTGGCACTCGTGTGGAGCCTTGCCGCCGCGCCCGCCAGCGCTCGCAACACATTCCACGATCTCGATGTCGCGAGGGCCAAGGCCGAGGGCTCTGGTCGCGAGAACGTGCTCGACGTGCCGGTGTTCATGGCCGGTGAAGTGCACGCGCCGATTGCGCAAGACCTCGGCGTCTTCCCCGCGAACCGCAGCACGAATGCGGCGAACAAGTCGGACGAGAAGGCCTGTCAGATCGCGTTTCTCTCTGCGCTGATCGCGCTGCAGTCGAAGGCGCGTGCCCTCGGCGCCGACTCGGTCGTCGACGTGCGTTCGATCACGAAGCGGCGCGAGCTCGAGAGCGCGACGCAGTATCGCTGCGTCGCGGGCGCATTCGTCGCGAGCGTCGCGCTCTCGGGGCGCATGGTGAAACTCGCGAAGTAG
- a CDS encoding 2-isopropylmalate synthase, translating to MPSSARTRIQVMDTTLRDGEQTPEISYTPAEKLQLAQTLLEDVGVDRIEIAGTRVSEGEREAARQICAWAKKRDLLPRIEMLGYVDGTQSIDWLESTGGRVMNLLTKGSERHCLQQLRMPPEQHRKRIADVLAYARKRKVKMNVYLEDWSQGVKDSPDYVFSMMRTLVEHDVARVYLADTLGIQAPRDTARSVDLMVASWPDVHFEFHCHNDYGLATANCLAAVEAGARGVHTSVNGLGERAGNTRLAEVVAALHDHGPWKTGVNEKKLVAVSRLVEIATGKEVSANAPIVGADVFTQTAGIHADGDAKGDLYESRLAPARFGRQRAYALGKLSGKASIDQNLAKLGIELSTEARDAVLARVVELGDKKRKVMPEDLRFLIADVLKTPREQLMRVASYEVTVGSDATPSAHLTLAYGKQRATASATGDGGYDAFMKALAKAAKKFGLALPELRDFRVRIAPGGETDALVETIISWRGEGGAENWSTMGVDSDQLAAAVLATEKMLNQLLADHRRRS from the coding sequence ATGCCCAGCTCCGCACGCACGCGCATTCAGGTGATGGACACGACGCTGCGCGACGGCGAGCAGACGCCGGAGATCTCGTACACGCCCGCCGAGAAGCTCCAGCTCGCGCAGACCTTGCTGGAAGACGTGGGCGTCGACCGCATCGAGATCGCGGGCACGCGCGTCTCCGAAGGCGAGCGCGAAGCCGCGCGCCAGATCTGCGCCTGGGCGAAGAAGCGCGATCTGCTGCCGCGCATCGAGATGCTCGGCTACGTCGACGGCACGCAGTCGATCGACTGGCTCGAATCGACGGGCGGGCGCGTGATGAACCTGCTCACGAAGGGCTCCGAGCGGCACTGTCTCCAGCAGCTGCGCATGCCGCCCGAGCAGCACCGCAAGCGCATCGCCGACGTGCTCGCCTACGCGCGCAAGCGCAAGGTGAAGATGAACGTCTACCTCGAAGACTGGTCGCAGGGCGTGAAGGACTCGCCCGACTACGTCTTCTCGATGATGCGCACGCTCGTGGAGCACGACGTCGCGCGCGTCTACCTCGCCGACACGCTCGGCATCCAGGCACCGCGCGACACCGCGCGCTCCGTGGACCTGATGGTCGCGAGTTGGCCGGACGTGCACTTCGAGTTCCACTGCCACAACGACTACGGCCTCGCGACGGCGAATTGCCTCGCCGCGGTCGAGGCCGGCGCGCGCGGCGTGCACACCAGCGTGAACGGCCTCGGCGAACGCGCGGGCAACACGCGGCTCGCGGAAGTCGTCGCGGCGCTGCACGACCACGGACCGTGGAAGACGGGCGTGAACGAGAAGAAGCTCGTGGCTGTCTCACGACTCGTGGAAATTGCGACGGGCAAAGAGGTCTCGGCGAACGCGCCGATCGTGGGCGCCGACGTGTTCACGCAGACCGCGGGCATTCACGCCGACGGCGACGCGAAGGGCGATCTCTACGAGTCGCGGCTCGCGCCCGCGCGCTTCGGGCGCCAGCGCGCCTACGCGCTCGGCAAGCTCTCGGGCAAAGCGTCGATCGACCAGAACCTCGCGAAGCTCGGCATCGAGCTTTCGACCGAAGCGCGCGATGCGGTGCTCGCGCGCGTCGTCGAGCTCGGCGACAAGAAGCGCAAGGTGATGCCCGAGGATTTGCGCTTTCTGATCGCGGACGTGCTGAAGACGCCGCGCGAGCAGCTGATGCGCGTCGCGTCGTACGAGGTGACGGTCGGCAGCGACGCCACGCCGAGCGCGCACCTCACGCTCGCGTACGGCAAGCAGCGCGCGACCGCGAGCGCGACGGGCGACGGCGGCTACGACGCGTTCATGAAGGCGCTCGCGAAGGCCGCGAAGAAGTTCGGCCTCGCGCTGCCGGAGCTGCGCGACTTCCGCGTGCGCATCGCGCCCGGCGGCGAGACCGACGCGCTGGTCGAGACGATCATCTCGTGGCGCGGCGAAGGCGGCGCGGAGAACTGGTCGACGATGGGCGTCGACTCCGACCAGCTCGCCGCCGCCGTGCTCGCGACGGAGAAAATGCTGAACCAGCTCCTCGCGGATCATCGGAGACGGTCGTGA
- a CDS encoding class I SAM-dependent methyltransferase: protein MLLKSLGLSPELHAYLVAHGTPPDAVQRELIAETAKLGPISIMQVAPEQGAFLTLIAKLIGAREAVEVGTFTGYSSLAIARGLAAGGRLLCCDVSHEWTALARKAWERAGVADRIELRIAPAAETLRALPETPRFDLAFIDADKVNYATYYEEILKRTRSGGLICVDNVLWNGAVIDASAQDENTRAIRAFNDTVAADTRVDCVMTPISDGLTLLRKK from the coding sequence CTGCTGCTCAAATCGCTCGGGCTCTCGCCGGAGCTGCACGCTTATCTCGTCGCGCACGGGACGCCGCCGGATGCGGTGCAGCGTGAGCTGATCGCGGAGACCGCGAAGCTCGGGCCGATCTCGATCATGCAGGTCGCGCCGGAGCAGGGCGCGTTTCTCACGCTGATTGCCAAGCTGATCGGCGCGCGCGAGGCGGTCGAGGTGGGCACGTTCACGGGCTACTCGTCGCTCGCGATCGCACGCGGTCTCGCGGCCGGCGGGCGCCTGCTCTGCTGCGACGTCTCGCACGAGTGGACCGCGCTCGCGCGCAAGGCGTGGGAGCGCGCGGGCGTCGCGGATCGCATCGAGCTGCGCATCGCGCCAGCGGCGGAGACGCTGCGCGCGCTGCCGGAGACGCCGCGCTTCGACCTCGCCTTCATCGACGCCGACAAGGTGAACTACGCGACTTATTACGAAGAGATCCTGAAGCGCACGCGCTCGGGCGGCCTGATCTGCGTCGACAACGTGCTGTGGAACGGCGCGGTGATCGACGCGTCGGCGCAGGACGAGAACACGCGCGCGATTCGCGCCTTCAACGACACGGTCGCTGCAGACACGCGCGTCGACTGCGTGATGACGCCGATCTCGGACGGGCTCACGCTGCTGCGCAAGAAATGA
- a CDS encoding porin family protein produces MLAALVAFAAQSAFAQDYARPGVYGQLGVVGAFLSDSDEAAVGASGRLGYRMTPNLALEGQVDYSGDFAGSSNVKLKSTLVTLNGKFFLMQEQIQPYLMAGVGGMFAKAGITGLGSGDESAFVAKVGGGLDFYFTENAAFNVESVYNIGTGDLSDLDYLGLSLGVSYRF; encoded by the coding sequence CTGCTCGCAGCTCTCGTCGCCTTCGCGGCGCAATCGGCCTTCGCGCAGGACTACGCACGGCCCGGCGTCTACGGGCAACTCGGCGTCGTCGGCGCGTTCCTCAGCGACTCGGACGAGGCCGCAGTCGGCGCCTCGGGCCGCCTCGGCTACCGGATGACGCCGAACCTCGCGCTCGAGGGTCAGGTCGACTACTCGGGCGACTTCGCGGGCTCTTCGAACGTGAAGCTGAAGTCGACCCTCGTCACGCTGAACGGCAAGTTCTTCCTGATGCAGGAGCAGATCCAGCCGTACCTAATGGCTGGCGTCGGCGGCATGTTCGCGAAGGCGGGCATCACCGGTCTTGGCTCGGGTGACGAGAGCGCGTTCGTCGCGAAGGTCGGTGGCGGCCTCGACTTCTACTTCACGGAGAACGCCGCGTTCAACGTGGAGTCGGTCTACAACATCGGCACCGGCGATCTCTCGGACCTCGACTATCTCGGTCTGAGCCTCGGCGTCAGCTACCGCTTCTAA
- a CDS encoding helix-turn-helix transcriptional regulator codes for MAQPLRSFLSRPSFRAPAGGRFATPHSDFSSACFESHPDAQFVVRSDGEILGANAAGRRLMASTMGVAAMNGRLSESAGPKLAALFEGVRDAIRDQRATDEMELSLSQTAVFAMRALPLGPALDAALLIVRPREPHVIVSARVRFGFTASESLVAERLARGLTVPQIALQLGISIETVRCHLKQAFVKAGVHRQAELVAVMLGG; via the coding sequence ATGGCCCAGCCGCTCCGATCGTTCCTCTCTCGGCCGTCGTTTCGGGCCCCAGCGGGTGGCCGCTTCGCGACTCCGCACAGCGACTTCAGCTCCGCCTGCTTCGAGTCGCATCCGGACGCCCAGTTCGTGGTCCGCTCGGACGGCGAAATCCTCGGCGCCAACGCCGCCGGGCGGCGATTGATGGCGTCGACGATGGGCGTCGCCGCGATGAACGGTCGCCTTTCCGAGAGCGCCGGCCCGAAGCTGGCCGCGTTGTTCGAGGGGGTGCGCGACGCGATTCGCGATCAGCGCGCGACGGACGAGATGGAGCTCTCGCTCTCGCAGACCGCGGTGTTCGCGATGCGCGCCCTGCCGCTCGGGCCCGCGCTCGATGCGGCGCTGCTCATCGTTCGTCCGCGCGAGCCGCACGTCATCGTTTCGGCGCGCGTGCGCTTCGGGTTCACGGCCTCGGAGTCGCTCGTCGCGGAGCGACTCGCGAGAGGCCTAACAGTTCCGCAGATCGCGCTGCAGCTCGGCATCTCGATCGAGACCGTGCGCTGCCACCTCAAGCAGGCTTTCGTGAAGGCGGGCGTACACCGCCAGGCCGAGCTCGTGGCCGTGATGCTGGGTGGATGA
- a CDS encoding RluA family pseudouridine synthase, which yields MSRLCTPRMPAAPRTLEVTPEHAGARLDAFLADGLRVSRAEARRLLERGAVEVDARAVGLADKGAPLAAGQRVAVQRFAGRAHAEPIAQPELALPVLARGAGWLAVAKPAGMPVHPLDPGETGTALNFVAAKFPEIVGVGEAGLRSGVVHRLDVDTSGALLFATEQGRWEQLRGGFRAHRVEKVYRAIVHGGLSGSGELALPLAVAQHRPARVRVVAAGDPRSRHTRMTWRALERLRDATLVEARPATGFLHQIRASFAHLGHPLVGDSAYGAPASPHAKRHLLHAAYVAYRDVEARCPDAEDFAAALEAFAP from the coding sequence GTGAGTCGCCTATGCACGCCGCGCATGCCCGCCGCCCCGCGCACTCTCGAGGTCACGCCGGAGCACGCCGGCGCGCGGCTGGATGCGTTCCTCGCGGATGGGCTGCGCGTCTCGCGCGCGGAGGCGCGGCGTCTGCTCGAGCGCGGGGCGGTCGAGGTCGACGCGCGCGCGGTGGGGCTCGCGGACAAGGGTGCGCCGCTCGCGGCGGGGCAACGCGTCGCGGTGCAGCGCTTCGCGGGGCGCGCGCACGCGGAGCCGATCGCGCAGCCCGAGCTGGCGCTGCCCGTGCTCGCGCGCGGGGCCGGCTGGCTCGCGGTCGCGAAGCCCGCGGGCATGCCGGTGCATCCGCTCGATCCCGGCGAAACGGGCACCGCGCTGAACTTCGTGGCCGCGAAGTTCCCCGAGATCGTGGGCGTGGGCGAAGCGGGACTGCGCAGCGGGGTCGTGCACCGACTCGACGTCGACACGTCGGGCGCGCTCCTCTTCGCCACGGAGCAGGGCCGCTGGGAGCAGCTGCGCGGCGGCTTTCGCGCGCACCGAGTCGAGAAGGTCTACCGCGCGATCGTGCACGGCGGGCTCAGCGGAAGCGGGGAGCTCGCGCTGCCGCTCGCCGTCGCGCAGCACCGGCCCGCGCGCGTGCGCGTCGTCGCCGCGGGCGATCCGCGCTCGCGGCACACGCGCATGACCTGGCGCGCGCTCGAGCGGCTGCGCGACGCAACCCTCGTCGAGGCTCGCCCGGCGACGGGCTTCCTGCACCAGATCCGCGCCAGCTTCGCGCACCTCGGGCATCCGCTCGTGGGCGACTCTGCCTACGGCGCGCCGGCCTCCCCGCACGCCAAACGCCATCTGCTCCACGCGGCATACGTCGCGTACCGCGACGTCGAGGCCCGCTGCCCCGACGCGGAGGATTTCGCTGCGGCGTTGGAAGCGTTCGCGCCGTAG